The Nostoc sp. 'Lobaria pulmonaria (5183) cyanobiont' genome window below encodes:
- a CDS encoding NAD(P)/FAD-dependent oxidoreductase, producing MLPLQIVVIGGGAAGFFGAIACAKANPNAQVTLLEASRQPLAKVLVSGGGRCNVTHACFDAEELVQNYPRGAKALRGALTRFGPQDTVAWFAAGGVYLKTEADGRMFPVTNTSETIVESLIKAVATSGVKLRIGTHVTSVKRTAAEGGFDILLKSGETIKCDRLLLATGSSLAGYKIVRELGHEIEPPVPSLFTFNIVDQKLRELAGVSVNPAQLRLSAGGKSQLQQTGPLLITHWGLSGPAVLKLSAWGARVLHESRYQATLLINWLPDLHQEQVREKVLAVKDEWGKKAIALHRGVDLPHRLWQYIIARVGITTDDRWAEISSKTLNQLVQELTQGQYLINGKGAFKEEFVTCGGVKLKEVNFKTMESRLVPGLYFAGEILDIDGVTGGFNFQSAWTTGYLAGVAMATSHE from the coding sequence TTGCTACCGTTACAAATTGTAGTTATTGGAGGTGGAGCAGCAGGATTTTTTGGCGCGATCGCTTGTGCTAAAGCCAATCCTAATGCCCAAGTTACTTTACTCGAAGCTAGTCGTCAACCTCTAGCGAAAGTGTTAGTTTCTGGTGGCGGACGCTGCAACGTAACTCATGCTTGCTTTGATGCTGAGGAGTTAGTGCAAAATTACCCCAGAGGTGCAAAAGCTTTAAGGGGTGCTTTGACTCGGTTTGGGCCTCAAGACACAGTAGCTTGGTTTGCTGCTGGTGGAGTCTATCTCAAAACGGAAGCTGATGGCCGGATGTTTCCTGTCACCAATACTTCAGAAACCATTGTGGAATCTCTGATTAAAGCGGTGGCGACATCTGGGGTAAAACTTCGTATCGGTACGCATGTAACTTCGGTGAAACGAACCGCAGCAGAGGGTGGGTTTGATATTCTTCTGAAGTCGGGAGAGACGATTAAATGCGATCGCCTACTTCTGGCGACCGGTAGCAGCCTTGCGGGTTATAAAATTGTCCGAGAGTTAGGTCATGAAATTGAACCGCCAGTACCCTCGTTATTTACCTTCAACATTGTCGATCAAAAATTGCGGGAATTGGCTGGAGTTAGCGTTAACCCTGCTCAATTGCGGTTATCTGCGGGCGGAAAATCCCAATTACAACAAACTGGGCCATTGCTAATTACCCACTGGGGTTTGAGTGGCCCGGCTGTTTTGAAGCTTTCGGCTTGGGGTGCAAGAGTTCTGCACGAAAGCCGCTACCAAGCCACATTATTGATTAATTGGCTGCCTGATTTGCACCAAGAACAAGTGCGAGAAAAAGTTTTAGCAGTTAAGGATGAATGGGGAAAGAAAGCGATCGCCTTGCATCGCGGCGTTGACCTACCCCATCGTCTCTGGCAATATATCATTGCCCGTGTAGGCATTACTACTGACGATCGTTGGGCAGAAATATCTAGTAAAACCTTAAATCAACTGGTGCAAGAACTTACTCAAGGACAATATTTAATCAATGGCAAAGGAGCCTTCAAAGAAGAATTTGTTACCTGTGGCGGTGTCAAGCTCAAAGAAGTCAACTTTAAGACGATGGAAAGTCGGTTAGTTCCTGGTCTTTATTTTGCCGGAGAAATCTTAGATATTGATGGTGTTACCGGTGGGTTTAACTTCCAAAGTGCTTGGACAACAGGGTATTTAGCAGGCGTAGCAATGGCGACTAGCCACGAATAG
- a CDS encoding glycosyltransferase family 2 protein, with the protein MISVITPVYNGEKFIESCLQNVINQNFAEVEHIIVDGGSTDKTIDIIKYYANQYSHIRWISEKDQGQSDAMNKGIAMARGAIIGILNVDDFYEPKVLTRISELFKTLPEPSLIVGNCNMWDHRNSLIQINKPKRLRPVDLLMEKQINDDGMIDVTFPVNPSAYFYHKSLHQQIGVYKLEEHYVMDIDFLLKAVKVAYVKYFNEIWGNFRYYPGTKTFDDSINGTNETRIQQLFKEYAKTLPLIEQWEIYLNRIMIFITLRIFYFYKYPQRLPQSIRNRFMKSISYLNSK; encoded by the coding sequence ATGATTAGTGTAATTACACCAGTTTATAACGGTGAGAAATTTATAGAATCTTGCCTTCAAAATGTCATTAACCAAAATTTTGCAGAAGTTGAGCATATTATTGTCGATGGTGGCTCAACTGACAAAACAATAGATATTATCAAATATTACGCCAATCAATATTCCCACATCCGCTGGATTTCTGAAAAAGATCAAGGACAATCAGATGCGATGAATAAAGGAATTGCTATGGCGCGAGGAGCGATTATAGGTATTTTAAACGTTGATGATTTCTATGAGCCAAAGGTTCTTACTCGTATTTCGGAACTATTTAAAACTCTACCAGAACCTAGCTTGATTGTTGGCAATTGTAATATGTGGGATCATCGAAATAGCTTAATTCAGATTAATAAACCTAAACGACTACGACCAGTTGATTTATTGATGGAAAAGCAAATTAATGATGATGGCATGATTGATGTTACTTTTCCTGTGAATCCATCGGCTTACTTCTACCACAAATCCTTGCATCAACAAATTGGAGTCTACAAACTTGAAGAGCATTATGTAATGGATATAGATTTTTTACTGAAAGCAGTTAAAGTAGCTTATGTTAAATATTTTAATGAAATTTGGGGGAATTTTAGATATTATCCAGGAACAAAAACTTTTGATGATTCTATAAATGGAACAAATGAAACGCGCATTCAACAGTTGTTTAAGGAGTATGCTAAAACACTCCCATTAATTGAGCAATGGGAGATATATTTGAATCGAATCATGATTTTTATTACATTAAGAATTTTCTATTTTTATAAGTATCCGCAACGATTACCTCAATCCATTAGGAATCGATTCATGAAATCGATTTCGTATTTAAATAGTAAATAA
- a CDS encoding CoB--CoM heterodisulfide reductase iron-sulfur subunit B family protein: protein MLSQTLKYAYFPGCVAQGACRELYQSTQALTQALGIELVELKKAACCGSGTFKEDSLLLEDTVNARNIALAEELNLPLLTHCSTCQGVIGHVNEHLKECKTSNPAYIEQVNGLLHKEGCSPYRGSTDVKHLLYALVTDYGLEEITKRVTRKLTGLKCAAFYGCYLLRAQKSMPYDDPFQPEAMENMFRAVGATPIYYRGRTQCCGWPLASYATTQSFKMAGMHIQDALTSGADCIVTPCPLCHLNLDSRQPEVEKVIEQKLGLPVLHLPQLIALALGVSPKELGLDRHVVSTKPVLEKLGF, encoded by the coding sequence TCAAATACGCTTACTTTCCCGGTTGTGTTGCCCAAGGGGCCTGTCGGGAACTTTACCAGTCAACTCAAGCGCTTACCCAAGCACTGGGCATTGAATTGGTTGAACTTAAAAAAGCTGCCTGCTGTGGTTCTGGCACATTTAAAGAAGATTCTCTACTGCTGGAAGATACAGTCAACGCCAGAAATATTGCTTTAGCAGAAGAATTAAATCTACCCTTACTTACCCATTGCAGCACTTGTCAAGGTGTTATCGGTCACGTTAACGAACACCTGAAAGAATGTAAGACTTCTAACCCTGCCTACATTGAACAGGTTAATGGCTTGCTGCACAAAGAAGGTTGTTCACCTTATCGCGGCAGTACCGACGTAAAACATCTTCTCTACGCCTTGGTAACAGATTACGGTTTAGAGGAAATTACCAAACGTGTCACCCGGAAGTTAACTGGATTAAAATGTGCGGCTTTTTATGGCTGCTATCTCCTCCGCGCTCAAAAATCTATGCCTTATGACGACCCCTTCCAACCGGAAGCGATGGAAAATATGTTTCGGGCAGTGGGTGCAACACCAATTTATTATCGAGGACGGACACAATGTTGTGGTTGGCCGCTTGCTAGCTATGCCACTACCCAATCTTTTAAGATGGCGGGGATGCATATTCAGGACGCTTTGACATCTGGCGCTGACTGTATAGTTACACCTTGTCCTTTGTGCCACTTAAATTTAGATTCGCGTCAGCCAGAGGTAGAAAAGGTTATTGAACAGAAGCTAGGTTTACCAGTGTTGCATTTACCCCAGTTGATTGCTTTGGCACTTGGAGTTAGTCCAAAAGAACTGGGTTTAGACCGTCACGTTGTTTCCACAAAGCCAGTGTTGGAAAAATTAGGATTTTAG
- the rd gene encoding rubredoxin: MAKYVCTVCGYEYDPEVGDPDSDIAPGTVFENIPDDWSCPVCGVTKDQFELVEE, encoded by the coding sequence ATGGCAAAGTATGTATGTACTGTTTGCGGCTATGAATATGATCCAGAAGTAGGCGATCCAGATAGCGATATAGCACCGGGAACAGTTTTTGAAAATATACCAGATGATTGGTCATGTCCAGTTTGCGGTGTCACAAAAGACCAATTTGAACTAGTTGAAGAGTGA
- the clpB gene encoding ATP-dependent chaperone ClpB, with protein MQPTNPNQFTEKAWEAIAHTPDIVKQYQQQQIESEHLMKALLEQDGLATGILTKAGVNLQKLRDRTEQFFQRQPKVSGNSTSVYLGRSLDTLLDRADGYRKEFQDEYISIEHLLLAYAKDDRFGKALFQEFGLDEGKLKNIIKQVRGSQKVTDQNPEGKYEALEKYGRDLTEAARKGQLDPVIGRDDEIRRTVQILSRRTKNNPVLIGEPGVGKTAIAEGLAQRIIAGDVPQSLKDCKLIALDMGALIAGAKFRGEFEERLKAVLKEVTESTGKIVLFIDEIHTVVGAGATQGAMDASNLLKPMLARGELRCIGATTLDEYRKHIEKDAALERRFQQVYVDQPSVEDSISILRGLRERYENHHGVKISDSALVAAAVLSSRYISDRFLPDKAIDLVDEAAARLKMEITSKPEELDEIDRKILQLEMEKLSLQKESDAASRERLGRLEKEIADLKEEQKTLNTQWQSEKDIIDKIQSVKKEIERVNLEIQQAERDYDLNRAAELKYGNLTSLHRQLEAIEAELASTQRSGKSLLREEVTEADIAEIISKWTGIPISKLVESEKEKLLHLEDELHRRVVGQEEAVTAVADAIQRSRAGLADPNRPIASFIFLGPTGVGKTELAKALAAYMFDSEDALVRIDMSEYMEKHAVSRLIGAPPGYVGYEEGGQLTEAIRRRPYSVILFDEIEKAHPDVFNIFLQILDDGRVTDAQGHKVDFKNAIIIMTSNIGSQYILDIAGDNAHYDEMQRRVMEAMRNSFRPEFLNRIDEIIIFHGLDKKELRQIVLLQVERLRQRLGDRKISLKLSDAALDFLAEVGYDPVYGARPLKRAIQRELETQIAKFILRGEFNDGNTIFVDVQNERLSFSRLPVEVFIG; from the coding sequence ATGCAACCTACTAATCCTAACCAATTTACAGAAAAAGCCTGGGAAGCGATCGCCCATACCCCGGATATTGTTAAACAATATCAACAACAGCAAATTGAAAGCGAACATCTGATGAAAGCGCTGCTAGAACAAGATGGTCTAGCAACAGGGATTCTCACCAAGGCAGGTGTTAACCTCCAAAAACTGCGCGATCGCACTGAGCAATTTTTTCAACGTCAGCCGAAAGTATCTGGTAATAGTACCTCAGTATACTTAGGACGCAGCTTAGATACACTTCTTGATCGAGCAGACGGATATCGCAAAGAGTTTCAAGACGAATATATTTCAATTGAACACTTATTGCTGGCTTACGCTAAAGATGATCGCTTTGGCAAAGCTTTATTCCAAGAATTCGGTTTAGACGAAGGCAAGCTCAAAAATATTATTAAACAAGTTCGTGGGAGCCAAAAAGTGACTGACCAAAATCCAGAAGGCAAATACGAAGCACTGGAAAAATACGGGCGTGACCTCACCGAAGCTGCGCGTAAAGGTCAACTCGATCCAGTCATTGGGCGAGATGATGAAATTCGTCGCACTGTGCAAATTCTCTCTCGCCGCACCAAGAATAATCCTGTGCTAATTGGTGAACCAGGTGTTGGTAAAACTGCGATCGCCGAAGGATTAGCACAGCGCATTATCGCAGGTGATGTACCTCAATCCCTCAAAGACTGCAAGCTAATTGCTTTAGATATGGGTGCTTTGATTGCAGGGGCAAAATTTCGGGGTGAATTTGAAGAACGTCTAAAAGCAGTATTAAAAGAAGTTACTGAATCTACCGGCAAAATTGTTTTATTTATTGATGAAATTCACACTGTTGTCGGCGCTGGTGCAACCCAAGGCGCGATGGATGCTAGTAACTTGTTAAAACCAATGTTGGCGCGGGGCGAATTGCGCTGTATTGGGGCGACAACCCTAGATGAATACCGCAAACATATCGAAAAAGATGCCGCACTAGAAAGACGTTTCCAGCAAGTTTATGTCGATCAGCCCAGTGTAGAAGATAGTATTTCGATTTTGCGCGGGTTGAGAGAACGCTATGAAAACCACCACGGGGTGAAGATTTCTGATAGTGCTTTAGTTGCTGCCGCCGTATTGTCGAGTCGATATATTAGCGATCGCTTCCTCCCTGATAAAGCAATTGACTTAGTAGATGAAGCCGCCGCGAGATTAAAAATGGAGATTACCTCCAAACCAGAAGAACTCGACGAAATCGATCGCAAAATTCTGCAATTGGAAATGGAGAAGCTTTCGCTGCAAAAAGAAAGCGATGCCGCTTCTCGCGAACGTCTAGGAAGATTGGAAAAAGAAATTGCCGATCTCAAAGAAGAACAAAAAACTCTGAATACTCAATGGCAGTCTGAAAAAGATATCATTGACAAAATTCAGTCTGTTAAAAAAGAGATTGAACGGGTCAACTTAGAGATTCAACAAGCAGAACGCGATTACGACCTTAACCGCGCTGCTGAATTGAAATACGGTAATTTAACCAGTTTGCATCGTCAATTGGAAGCAATAGAAGCTGAATTGGCAAGTACTCAAAGAAGTGGAAAATCACTATTACGCGAAGAAGTCACAGAAGCCGATATTGCCGAAATTATTTCTAAATGGACAGGAATTCCTATTAGCAAGTTGGTGGAATCGGAGAAAGAAAAACTGCTGCATTTAGAAGATGAACTGCACCGCCGGGTAGTTGGACAAGAAGAAGCAGTCACAGCTGTAGCGGATGCAATTCAGCGATCGCGGGCTGGATTAGCCGATCCCAATCGTCCCATTGCTAGCTTTATCTTCCTTGGGCCTACGGGTGTGGGTAAAACCGAATTGGCGAAAGCACTGGCGGCATATATGTTTGACAGTGAAGATGCGCTGGTGCGAATCGATATGTCGGAGTACATGGAGAAACACGCCGTCTCTCGCTTAATCGGTGCGCCTCCAGGATACGTGGGTTATGAAGAAGGCGGACAACTTACAGAAGCGATTCGTCGCCGTCCTTACTCAGTGATTCTCTTCGACGAAATCGAGAAAGCACACCCCGATGTCTTCAATATCTTCTTGCAAATTCTGGATGATGGACGCGTCACTGATGCCCAAGGTCATAAGGTGGATTTCAAGAACGCTATTATCATCATGACCAGCAATATCGGTTCGCAGTACATTCTTGATATCGCCGGGGATAACGCCCACTACGACGAAATGCAGCGTCGAGTCATGGAAGCGATGCGAAATAGCTTCCGTCCAGAGTTCCTGAACCGGATTGACGAAATCATCATCTTCCACGGTTTGGATAAGAAGGAATTGCGGCAAATTGTGCTATTGCAAGTGGAAAGATTGCGTCAAAGACTGGGCGATCGCAAAATATCTCTGAAACTCTCGGATGCTGCCCTTGACTTTTTAGCAGAAGTAGGGTACGACCCAGTGTATGGGGCACGTCCACTGAAGCGGGCGATTCAGCGAGAGTTAGAAACTCAAATTGCTAAATTTATCTTGCGCGGCGAATTTAACGACGGTAACACCATCTTTGTTGATGTACAAAATGAAAGGTTGTCTTTTAGCCGTTTACCAGTTGAAGTCTTTATCGGATAA
- the lpxD gene encoding UDP-3-O-(3-hydroxymyristoyl)glucosamine N-acyltransferase, whose translation MKFSEIIRQFGEAVTNHSLTINPDYDPEITGMAAIDEAMTGTLSYVEGPKFGSFVGNTNASALILPQDEKLQVVAQERGIVWIATPDPRLLFAKAIALFYQPYRPRSEIHPTAVIHSTAKVGSDVYIGPHAVIQHGVEIGDGAIIHPNVVIYPDVKIGDRTTLHANCTIHERTHIGADCVIHSGAVIGAEGFGFVPTRSGWFKMEQSGYTVLEDGVEVGCNSGIDRPAVGETRVGRNTVIDSLVQIGHGCKIGSGCAIAGQVGMAGGVQLGNRVILAGQTGIVNQVKMGDGSMTSAQTGIHNDVAPGEIVCGTPALPYKLYLKVCAVYGRLPDMYQSLKQLQRKFKNSND comes from the coding sequence ATGAAATTTAGCGAAATTATCCGCCAATTTGGTGAAGCTGTTACTAATCATAGCCTCACTATTAACCCAGACTATGACCCAGAAATTACAGGAATGGCAGCTATTGATGAAGCTATGACTGGTACTCTCAGCTATGTAGAAGGGCCAAAATTTGGATCTTTTGTCGGCAATACCAATGCTAGTGCTTTAATTTTGCCCCAAGATGAAAAATTACAGGTGGTTGCACAAGAGAGAGGTATTGTCTGGATAGCAACCCCAGATCCGCGACTGTTGTTTGCCAAAGCGATCGCACTTTTTTATCAACCATATCGCCCCAGATCAGAAATTCATCCCACCGCTGTGATTCACTCCACCGCAAAAGTTGGTAGTGATGTTTATATTGGCCCCCATGCTGTGATTCAACACGGGGTAGAAATTGGCGATGGCGCAATCATTCATCCCAATGTAGTAATTTATCCAGATGTCAAAATAGGCGATCGCACCACCTTACACGCTAACTGTACCATCCACGAACGCACCCACATCGGTGCAGATTGCGTCATTCACAGTGGTGCTGTCATTGGTGCAGAAGGCTTTGGTTTTGTTCCTACCCGAAGTGGTTGGTTCAAAATGGAACAATCTGGCTATACAGTTTTAGAAGATGGCGTGGAAGTTGGTTGCAACAGTGGCATTGACCGCCCAGCCGTCGGAGAAACACGGGTAGGTCGCAATACAGTAATTGATAGCTTAGTGCAAATAGGTCACGGTTGCAAAATCGGTTCTGGCTGTGCGATCGCTGGTCAGGTTGGTATGGCGGGAGGTGTTCAACTGGGAAATCGCGTGATTTTAGCTGGACAAACAGGAATAGTCAATCAAGTGAAGATGGGAGATGGGTCAATGACATCTGCTCAAACTGGAATTCACAACGATGTTGCACCAGGAGAAATTGTCTGCGGAACTCCAGCCCTACCTTACAAACTATATCTCAAGGTATGTGCTGTTTATGGTCGCCTGCCAGATATGTATCAATCATTAAAACAATTGCAACGTAAATTCAAAAATAGCAATGATTAA
- a CDS encoding SRPBCC family protein codes for MSTSYISDSIIAGSDMAWSQDKQKLLVQGEILVETRSHKMSGGSVTAWMYLPMVRSHVWQQLTDYPRWVQYFPDITKSEIVHKGEVKRLYQAAQKAFFFFTAQVEIYLNVVEVLGQQIQFRMVKGTFEDFVANLELKDCGNGTILAYTVQATPLIPIPSIFIQQAMNLELPANMRKMRQVMCKTQ; via the coding sequence ATGTCTACGTCTTATATATCAGATTCAATTATTGCAGGTTCAGATATGGCTTGGAGTCAAGACAAGCAAAAGTTGCTGGTACAGGGTGAAATTTTGGTAGAAACGCGATCGCACAAGATGTCGGGTGGTTCAGTCACAGCCTGGATGTATTTGCCGATGGTGCGATCGCACGTTTGGCAGCAATTAACTGATTATCCCCGCTGGGTACAATATTTTCCCGATATCACCAAGAGTGAGATAGTACATAAAGGTGAAGTCAAACGTCTGTATCAAGCAGCACAAAAAGCCTTCTTCTTTTTTACGGCTCAAGTGGAAATTTACCTCAATGTTGTAGAAGTGCTGGGGCAGCAAATCCAATTTCGCATGGTAAAAGGGACTTTTGAGGATTTTGTCGCCAATTTAGAACTAAAAGATTGTGGTAATGGCACAATACTTGCTTATACTGTGCAAGCGACACCTCTAATTCCAATTCCATCTATTTTTATTCAACAAGCGATGAATTTAGAGTTGCCTGCAAATATGCGTAAAATGCGACAAGTTATGTGTAAGACTCAATAA